The Triticum aestivum cultivar Chinese Spring chromosome 7B, IWGSC CS RefSeq v2.1, whole genome shotgun sequence genome window below encodes:
- the LOC123157297 gene encoding twinkle homolog protein, chloroplastic/mitochondrial isoform X2, with protein MPPRPSLQSLLLMAASTSAGAGGSGLLAARRRFPAAFAAAGGHRVRLLHSFPARTRLPRRPELACCFGTAPAEAVPAAAPAVPRSRNVRSMEERRACEERLGQVVEKMKKEGIDMSQWRLGTFQRTICPQCKGGSTEERSLSVFIREDGTHGNWTCFRANCGWKGYTQPDGVSKAYQAKKDPGNENESDQEVKANQPAKVIRKLREEDLRLEPLCDELVTYFSERMISAKTLRRNNVSQRKRNNKIVIAFTYRRDKVLVGCKYREVSKKFSQEANTEKILYGLDDIKQARDIIIVEGEIDKLSMEEAGYRNCVSVPDGAPAQVSNKLPDKDHDKKYSYLWNCKEYLDPASRIILATDADPPGQALAEELARRLGKERCWRVKWPKKNETEFCKDANEVLMFLGPQALKEVIEGIHGDELGIPTGWKCMDGLYKVVPGELTIVTGVPNSGKSEWIDALLCNINNQCGWKFVLCSMENKVRDHARKLLEKHIKKPFFDARYGGSVERMSQDEFEEGKEWLNESFHLIRCEDDCLPSIDWVLNLAKAAVLRHGVRGLVIDPYNELDHQRPSNQTETEYVSQILTKIKRFAQHHSCHVWFVAHPRQLHNWTGAPPNMYDISGSAHFINKCDNGIVIHRNRDPDAGPVDVVQVCMKKVRNKVIGQIGDAFLTYDRVTGEYKEADEAIVAKVVKQQIRQKSTSYQR; from the exons ATGCCGCCGCGGCCGTCCCTCCAGTCGCTGCTCCTCAtggccgcctccacctccgcggGCGCCGGGGGCTCGGGCCtcctcgccgcgcgccgccgcttCCCCGCCGCCTTCGCGGCCGCGGGGGGCCACCGCGTCCGCCTGCTCCACTCCTTCCCCGCCCGGACCCGCCTCCCCCGGCGGCCCGAGCTCGCCTGCTGCTTCGGGACCGCCCCCGCCGAGGCcgtgcccgccgccgcccccgcggtcCCGCGCTCCAGGAATG TTCGTTCGATGGAGGAGAGAAGGGCTTGTGAAGAACGGCTAGGGCAGGTAGTTGAGAAGATGAAAAAGGAAGGGATAGATATGAGCCAATGGAGGCTTGGCACTTTTCAAAGGACGATTTGCCCACAG TGCAAAGGGGGCTCAACCGAGGAACGAAGCCTCAGCGTCTTCATCCGGGAAGATGG TACACATGGAAACTGGACTTGTTTTAGAGCAAATTGTGGATGGAAAGGCTATACCCAG CCTGATGGAGTTTCGAAGGCGTACCAAGCAAAGAAGGACCCGGGAAATGAAAATGAAAGTGACCAGGAAGTTAAAGCAAATCAGCCAGCCAAGGTTATCAGAAAACTTCGTGAAGAGGACCTGCGTCTCGAGCCTCTTTGTGATGAG CTCGTGACATACTTTTCAGAAAGAATGATATCAGCAAAAACACTTCGAAGGAACAACGTATCGCAACGTAAAAGGAATAACAAG ATTGTTATTGCTTTTACATATAGACGTGATAAAGTCCTTGTTGGCTGCAAATACAGGGAAGTCTCTAAGAAATTTTCACAG GAGGCGAACACAGAGAAAATTTTGTATGGTCTGGATGACATAAAGCAAGCACGCGATATTATCATT GTTGAGGGTGAAATTGATAAACTTTCCATGGAGGAGGCTGGCTATCGTAATTGTGTGAGTGTGCCAGATGGTGCACCAGCGCAAGTATCAAACAAACTCCCGGACAAAGATCAT GATAAGAAGTATTCATATCTGTGGAACTGCAAAGAGTATCTTGACCCG GCATCTAGGATAATACTGGCAACGGATGCTGATCCTCCAGGGCAGGCTCTTGCTGAGGAACTTGCTCGACGTCTTGGTAAAGAAAG GTGTTGGAGGGTCAAATGGCCAAAGAAGAATGAGACAGAATTTTGCAAAGATGCTAACGAg GTACTTATGTTCTTAGGACCACAAGCATTGAAAGAAGTTATAGAAG GAATTCATGGGGATGAGCTTGGAATTCCTACTGGTTGGAAATGTATGGATGGGCTCTACAAG GTTGTTCCTGGGGAATTGACCATAGTAACAGGAGTACCAAATTCCGGCAAAAGTGAGTGGATCGATGCATTACTGTGTAATATAAACAATCAGTGTGGGTGGAAATTTGTACTATGCTCGATGGAAAACAAG GTCAGGGACCATGCCCGGAAACTATTGGAGAAGCACATTAAGAAACCTTTCTTTGATGCTAG ATATGGGGGCTCTGTGGAACGGATGAGTCAAGATGAATTTGAAGAAGGCAAAGAATGGTTGAATGAGTCATTCCATCTGATTAG GTGTGAAGATGATTGCCTTCCATCCATCGATTGGGTTCTTAATCTTGCTAAAGCTGCAGTTCTAAGACATGGAGTACGTGGTCTTGTGATTGATCCTTATAATGAGCTTGACCATCAGCGCCCCTCAAATCA AACCGAGACAGAATATGTCAGCCAGATCCTTACGAAGATTAAGCGTTTTGCTCAACATCATTCATGTCACGTATGGTTTGTTGCGCACCCTAGGCAG CTTCACAACTGGACTGGCGCACCGCCTAATATGTACGACATCAGTGGAAGTGCGCATTTCATAAACAAATGTGATAATGGTATCGTCATACACCGAAACAGGGATCCAGATGCTGGCCCTGTGGATGTCGTGCAG GTCTGTATGAAGAAGGTTCGGAACAAAGTGATTGGGCAAATAGGGGATGCTTTCTTGACCTATGACCG GGTTACTGGTGAATACAAGGAAGCCGATGAGGCCATTGTAGCAAAGGTGGTGAAGCAGCAGATTCGTCAGAAATCGACAAGTTACCAGCGCTGA
- the LOC123157297 gene encoding twinkle homolog protein, chloroplastic/mitochondrial isoform X1 — MPPRPSLQSLLLMAASTSAGAGGSGLLAARRRFPAAFAAAGGHRVRLLHSFPARTRLPRRPELACCFGTAPAEAVPAAAPAVPRSRNVRSMEERRACEERLGQVVEKMKKEGIDMSQWRLGTFQRTICPQCKGGSTEERSLSVFIREDGTHGNWTCFRANCGWKGYTQPDGVSKAYQAKKDPGNENESDQEVKANQPAKVIRKLREEDLRLEPLCDELVTYFSERMISAKTLRRNNVSQRKRNNKIVIAFTYRRDKVLVGCKYREVSKKFSQEANTEKILYGLDDIKQARDIIIVEGEIDKLSMEEAGYRNCVSVPDGAPAQVSNKLPDKDHDKKYSYLWNCKEYLDPASRIILATDADPPGQALAEELARRLGKERCWRVKWPKKNETEFCKDANEVLMFLGPQALKEVIEGAELYPIRGLFNFKDFFPEIDSYYLGIHGDELGIPTGWKCMDGLYKVVPGELTIVTGVPNSGKSEWIDALLCNINNQCGWKFVLCSMENKVRDHARKLLEKHIKKPFFDARYGGSVERMSQDEFEEGKEWLNESFHLIRCEDDCLPSIDWVLNLAKAAVLRHGVRGLVIDPYNELDHQRPSNQTETEYVSQILTKIKRFAQHHSCHVWFVAHPRQLHNWTGAPPNMYDISGSAHFINKCDNGIVIHRNRDPDAGPVDVVQVCMKKVRNKVIGQIGDAFLTYDRVTGEYKEADEAIVAKVVKQQIRQKSTSYQR, encoded by the exons ATGCCGCCGCGGCCGTCCCTCCAGTCGCTGCTCCTCAtggccgcctccacctccgcggGCGCCGGGGGCTCGGGCCtcctcgccgcgcgccgccgcttCCCCGCCGCCTTCGCGGCCGCGGGGGGCCACCGCGTCCGCCTGCTCCACTCCTTCCCCGCCCGGACCCGCCTCCCCCGGCGGCCCGAGCTCGCCTGCTGCTTCGGGACCGCCCCCGCCGAGGCcgtgcccgccgccgcccccgcggtcCCGCGCTCCAGGAATG TTCGTTCGATGGAGGAGAGAAGGGCTTGTGAAGAACGGCTAGGGCAGGTAGTTGAGAAGATGAAAAAGGAAGGGATAGATATGAGCCAATGGAGGCTTGGCACTTTTCAAAGGACGATTTGCCCACAG TGCAAAGGGGGCTCAACCGAGGAACGAAGCCTCAGCGTCTTCATCCGGGAAGATGG TACACATGGAAACTGGACTTGTTTTAGAGCAAATTGTGGATGGAAAGGCTATACCCAG CCTGATGGAGTTTCGAAGGCGTACCAAGCAAAGAAGGACCCGGGAAATGAAAATGAAAGTGACCAGGAAGTTAAAGCAAATCAGCCAGCCAAGGTTATCAGAAAACTTCGTGAAGAGGACCTGCGTCTCGAGCCTCTTTGTGATGAG CTCGTGACATACTTTTCAGAAAGAATGATATCAGCAAAAACACTTCGAAGGAACAACGTATCGCAACGTAAAAGGAATAACAAG ATTGTTATTGCTTTTACATATAGACGTGATAAAGTCCTTGTTGGCTGCAAATACAGGGAAGTCTCTAAGAAATTTTCACAG GAGGCGAACACAGAGAAAATTTTGTATGGTCTGGATGACATAAAGCAAGCACGCGATATTATCATT GTTGAGGGTGAAATTGATAAACTTTCCATGGAGGAGGCTGGCTATCGTAATTGTGTGAGTGTGCCAGATGGTGCACCAGCGCAAGTATCAAACAAACTCCCGGACAAAGATCAT GATAAGAAGTATTCATATCTGTGGAACTGCAAAGAGTATCTTGACCCG GCATCTAGGATAATACTGGCAACGGATGCTGATCCTCCAGGGCAGGCTCTTGCTGAGGAACTTGCTCGACGTCTTGGTAAAGAAAG GTGTTGGAGGGTCAAATGGCCAAAGAAGAATGAGACAGAATTTTGCAAAGATGCTAACGAg GTACTTATGTTCTTAGGACCACAAGCATTGAAAGAAGTTATAGAAGGTGCAGAACTGTATCCTATAAGAGGTCTATTCAACTTCAAAGATTTCTTCCCTGAGATCGATAGTTATTATCTAGGAATTCATGGGGATGAGCTTGGAATTCCTACTGGTTGGAAATGTATGGATGGGCTCTACAAG GTTGTTCCTGGGGAATTGACCATAGTAACAGGAGTACCAAATTCCGGCAAAAGTGAGTGGATCGATGCATTACTGTGTAATATAAACAATCAGTGTGGGTGGAAATTTGTACTATGCTCGATGGAAAACAAG GTCAGGGACCATGCCCGGAAACTATTGGAGAAGCACATTAAGAAACCTTTCTTTGATGCTAG ATATGGGGGCTCTGTGGAACGGATGAGTCAAGATGAATTTGAAGAAGGCAAAGAATGGTTGAATGAGTCATTCCATCTGATTAG GTGTGAAGATGATTGCCTTCCATCCATCGATTGGGTTCTTAATCTTGCTAAAGCTGCAGTTCTAAGACATGGAGTACGTGGTCTTGTGATTGATCCTTATAATGAGCTTGACCATCAGCGCCCCTCAAATCA AACCGAGACAGAATATGTCAGCCAGATCCTTACGAAGATTAAGCGTTTTGCTCAACATCATTCATGTCACGTATGGTTTGTTGCGCACCCTAGGCAG CTTCACAACTGGACTGGCGCACCGCCTAATATGTACGACATCAGTGGAAGTGCGCATTTCATAAACAAATGTGATAATGGTATCGTCATACACCGAAACAGGGATCCAGATGCTGGCCCTGTGGATGTCGTGCAG GTCTGTATGAAGAAGGTTCGGAACAAAGTGATTGGGCAAATAGGGGATGCTTTCTTGACCTATGACCG GGTTACTGGTGAATACAAGGAAGCCGATGAGGCCATTGTAGCAAAGGTGGTGAAGCAGCAGATTCGTCAGAAATCGACAAGTTACCAGCGCTGA